In Candidatus Margulisiibacteriota bacterium, a single genomic region encodes these proteins:
- a CDS encoding tail fiber domain-containing protein produces MKKLLPVYFILFLLLTAAASRAVQLGGADSTYPEKVPGTFEVSGQTTFNSQSYTWPSLQGETNTFLKNTGSGVLTWEGVSVTPGGDSGAVQFNAGGSLSGEATNFFFDSTNKRLGIGTGAPTATLEVAGDLLLTGSGDSSVGGNLSIGSAGASIEASTGKYYGDGSELTNVTPSGAAGGSLSGTYPNPTIAAGAVATAEIASGAVTGPKLADALTGSFSINTTGAGTFEELVLSGSGNSSFSGDLAIGSAGASIEAATGKYYGDGSELTNVTPSGAAGGSLSGTYPNPTIAAGAVATAEIASGAVTGPKLASSVDGSFSINTSGKVTAEAFYGSGAGLTGVSATPAGGEGAVQFNSSGTLSGEATNLFYDVTNKRLGIGTGTPASELSVKSSYSEIRLHVSGFNPSVKLYDQGSHSWNIHSDYIAGDLKFTAATGTNDDRFIIKQSGNIGVGASAPGSKLEVQTGSADTKGLIVKAYDSQSADLTEWQNSSGTIIASVDASGNFKFGSGASTEASTGKIWATTFYGSGAGLTGISLGTFTQYGVAYADTTSSLSSTVAGSTGKLLKGVTSGAPVWSNLYYPDSYTRYALVYATTTSSLAATSAGATGKLLKGVTSSAPVWSNLYYPDSYTRYALVYATTTSSLAATAAGTSGAVLKGVTSSAPVWGQLSLETDMTGILPVVRGGTSVGTFTQYGLVYASTTSSLTATSAGAAGKLLKGVTSGAPVWSNLYYPDSYTRYALVYATTTSSLAATAAGTTGAVLKGVTSGAPVWGQVSLSDDVTGVLPIAKGGTNASSFAIIDNDEDINDGALIFYKRSTPVLSGEAGSVYFDASNKRLGIGTRSPNNLIQVRDLINFKDSNYSTFLGLQAGKSNLSGGTYNTAVGYQSLYSATTGNYNTSIGYQTLYSNVTGVANTAAGTKALYSNTSAYHNTGLGYNALAFTTTGGYNTAIGSAALYSNTSGISNTASGYGALVDNTTGAGNSAFGREALASNSEKSHNTAMGYRAMYSNSGGVDNVAVGSEALYSNTSGYYQTAIGRRALYNNTTGIRNTAVGYYALFNNTEGINNVAVGGVALNSNTSGDSNTALGYAALNYNQTGNYNTAVGHQALSQNTASNNNAFGYRALYSNTTGRYNSAFGYRALYLSVTATNNAAFGYEAGRDTTGNSNTFLGYRAGDQVTTGSQNIVIGYNIDAPSNTGNSQMTIGNIIFGTNIAGTGTTISTGNIGIGINNPSYKLDVAGGLRATGADVDLTGLGSGTGTALYLTGSNRVVKLSSSKRYKTDIRDYDRDMSDLGKLSPVRFKWNESTATPGKEDFGLIAEDVEKVFPELVTYNSKGQVEGVDYAKLSVVLLKAVKEQANSIGRQKMTVSVKTSDCRLSATDEAVICDSGSPLTVTLPQATGSGRKLYVKNVNAGAVSVMPFTADTIDGQPVKHLNQWDCITVVDYASSKWAVLY; encoded by the coding sequence ATGAAAAAACTTTTGCCGGTCTATTTTATTCTATTTTTGCTTCTTACCGCAGCGGCCTCAAGGGCTGTGCAGCTCGGGGGAGCAGATTCCACTTACCCCGAAAAGGTCCCCGGCACCTTTGAAGTGTCCGGCCAGACCACTTTTAACAGCCAGTCTTACACCTGGCCGTCTCTGCAGGGGGAAACCAACACTTTTCTCAAGAACACGGGGTCCGGTGTTCTTACCTGGGAAGGCGTAAGCGTTACTCCTGGAGGCGACAGCGGGGCGGTTCAATTTAACGCAGGAGGTTCTTTGTCGGGAGAGGCTACTAACTTTTTCTTTGACAGCACCAACAAACGCCTTGGAATAGGCACGGGAGCTCCTACTGCCACTCTTGAAGTAGCGGGGGACCTTTTGCTTACCGGCTCGGGTGATTCCAGTGTGGGAGGCAATCTGTCTATCGGTTCCGCCGGAGCCTCAATAGAGGCCTCCACGGGCAAGTATTACGGGGATGGTTCCGAACTTACCAATGTGACGCCTTCGGGAGCCGCTGGAGGCTCGCTTTCGGGCACATATCCAAATCCAACTATAGCGGCCGGAGCGGTTGCAACAGCAGAGATAGCAAGCGGAGCGGTAACGGGACCTAAACTGGCAGACGCACTTACCGGAAGTTTTAGCATTAACACTACCGGCGCGGGAACCTTTGAAGAACTAGTTCTTTCAGGTTCAGGCAATTCCTCTTTCAGCGGGGACCTTGCCATCGGTTCCGCAGGAGCCTCTATAGAAGCTGCCACCGGCAAATATTACGGGGACGGTTCCGAACTTACCAATGTTACGCCTTCGGGAGCGGCTGGAGGCTCTCTTTCCGGCACATATCCAAATCCAACTATTGCGGCCGGAGCGGTTGCAACAGCAGAGATAGCAAGCGGAGCGGTGACGGGGCCTAAACTGGCAAGCTCTGTTGATGGAAGCTTCAGCATCAATACTTCAGGAAAGGTCACAGCCGAAGCTTTTTACGGCAGCGGAGCGGGGCTTACCGGTGTTTCTGCCACTCCCGCGGGCGGGGAGGGGGCGGTCCAGTTTAATTCAAGTGGCACTTTATCGGGCGAAGCTACAAATCTGTTTTATGATGTTACGAATAAGAGGCTCGGCATCGGTACGGGGACGCCAGCTTCGGAGTTGTCCGTTAAAAGTTCTTATTCTGAGATCAGGCTTCATGTATCCGGATTCAATCCTTCTGTAAAGCTATATGACCAGGGAAGCCATTCATGGAACATACACTCTGATTATATAGCCGGTGATTTGAAATTTACAGCAGCGACAGGCACCAATGATGATCGTTTTATAATTAAACAATCCGGTAACATTGGCGTAGGGGCAAGTGCTCCGGGTTCAAAACTTGAGGTCCAGACCGGTTCTGCGGACACAAAGGGTTTGATAGTCAAGGCCTATGATTCGCAGTCGGCAGATCTGACGGAATGGCAGAATAGTTCCGGGACGATAATAGCTTCGGTGGATGCCTCGGGCAATTTCAAGTTCGGCTCGGGAGCTTCCACCGAAGCCTCGACCGGAAAGATCTGGGCAACTACTTTCTACGGCAGCGGAGCAGGGCTTACAGGTATAAGTCTGGGAACTTTTACCCAATACGGGGTAGCCTATGCCGATACAACTTCATCACTTTCCTCCACTGTGGCGGGCTCAACAGGAAAGCTTTTGAAAGGTGTTACTTCGGGAGCTCCGGTGTGGTCAAACCTGTATTACCCGGACAGCTATACAAGGTACGCTCTGGTGTATGCTACAACAACGAGTTCTCTGGCTGCCACATCGGCAGGAGCAACAGGAAAACTTTTGAAAGGGGTTACTTCGAGTGCTCCGGTGTGGTCAAACCTGTATTACCCGGACAGCTATACAAGGTACGCTCTGGTGTATGCTACAACAACGAGTTCTCTGGCTGCTACCGCAGCGGGGACGTCGGGAGCGGTATTGAAAGGAGTCACTTCTTCTGCTCCTGTCTGGGGGCAGTTGTCTCTTGAAACTGATATGACAGGGATACTGCCCGTAGTAAGAGGCGGAACCAGTGTAGGGACTTTTACGCAATACGGTCTGGTTTATGCTTCGACAACTTCTTCGCTTACTGCTACTTCGGCGGGTGCAGCAGGAAAGCTTTTGAAAGGGGTTACTTCGGGTGCTCCGGTGTGGTCAAACCTGTATTATCCGGACAGCTATACAAGGTATGCTCTGGTATATGCTACAACTACGAGTTCTCTGGCGGCAACGGCGGCGGGTACAACCGGAGCTGTATTAAAAGGGGTAACTTCCGGGGCTCCCGTATGGGGACAGGTTTCTTTGTCCGATGATGTAACCGGTGTGCTTCCGATAGCAAAGGGAGGAACAAATGCTTCTTCCTTTGCGATAATCGATAATGATGAGGATATTAACGATGGAGCCCTGATATTTTATAAAAGAAGTACTCCTGTTTTGTCGGGAGAAGCAGGAAGCGTGTATTTTGACGCATCAAATAAACGCCTTGGCATTGGGACAAGGTCTCCCAACAACCTTATCCAGGTCAGGGACCTGATCAATTTTAAGGACAGCAATTACAGCACTTTTCTGGGATTGCAAGCCGGAAAAAGCAATCTTTCAGGAGGCACTTACAACACGGCGGTGGGATATCAATCTCTCTATTCTGCGACCACAGGGAACTATAATACCTCTATAGGTTACCAGACGCTGTATTCAAATGTAACGGGAGTTGCCAATACAGCCGCTGGAACGAAAGCACTTTATTCAAATACCTCAGCCTACCATAATACTGGTTTGGGCTATAATGCCCTTGCTTTTACTACTACAGGCGGATATAACACGGCAATAGGAAGCGCGGCACTTTATTCCAATACATCGGGGATAAGCAATACTGCAAGCGGGTATGGAGCGCTGGTTGACAATACCACGGGAGCCGGTAACTCAGCTTTTGGAAGAGAGGCTTTGGCCAGCAACTCTGAAAAAAGCCATAATACGGCAATGGGCTATAGGGCTATGTACAGCAACAGCGGGGGCGTTGATAATGTTGCTGTTGGGTCGGAGGCTCTCTACAGCAATACTTCGGGATACTACCAGACCGCTATCGGGAGAAGGGCGCTTTATAACAACACTACGGGGATCCGCAATACTGCTGTTGGTTATTACGCGCTTTTTAATAATACCGAGGGCATTAACAATGTTGCTGTTGGCGGCGTAGCGCTCAATAGCAATACAAGCGGAGATAGCAACACCGCGCTTGGCTATGCGGCTCTAAATTACAATCAGACCGGAAACTACAATACTGCCGTGGGACACCAGGCTTTGAGCCAAAACACAGCGAGCAACAACAACGCTTTTGGCTACAGGGCTCTTTATTCCAATACGACAGGCCGCTACAACAGTGCTTTTGGCTATAGGGCTCTTTACTTAAGTGTTACTGCGACAAATAATGCCGCGTTCGGATATGAGGCAGGCAGGGATACCACGGGGAATTCTAATACATTCCTCGGTTATAGAGCGGGAGATCAGGTCACAACAGGTTCTCAGAATATTGTGATCGGCTACAATATTGATGCACCCTCCAATACGGGGAATTCTCAAATGACGATAGGCAACATTATTTTTGGAACAAATATTGCCGGGACCGGAACAACCATAAGTACCGGGAACATAGGCATCGGCATAAACAATCCCTCATACAAACTTGATGTGGCGGGTGGATTAAGGGCAACAGGGGCGGATGTGGACCTGACAGGCCTTGGCAGCGGCACTGGCACGGCTCTTTACCTTACAGGTTCAAACCGGGTGGTCAAACTTTCTTCAAGCAAAAGGTATAAGACGGACATAAGGGATTATGACCGGGATATGTCCGACCTTGGAAAGCTGTCCCCGGTCAGGTTTAAATGGAACGAGAGCACGGCCACTCCGGGCAAAGAAGATTTTGGGCTGATAGCGGAGGATGTGGAAAAAGTCTTCCCTGAACTTGTCACCTACAATTCAAAAGGCCAGGTGGAAGGCGTTGATTATGCAAAATTGTCCGTGGTCCTTCTAAAAGCCGTTAAGGAGCAGGCAAACAGCATCGGCAGGCAAAAAATGACCGTTTCGGTCAAGACCTCGGACTGCCGCTTGTCGGCCACAGACGAGGCTGTCATCTGTGATTCCGGATCTCCTTTAACAGTGACCCTTCCCCAAGCTACGGGTTCGGGAAGAAAGCTTTATGTTAAAAATGTCAATGCCGGCGCTGTATCGGTCATGCCGTTTACGGCAGATACCATAGACGGCCAACCGGTAAAACACCTTAATCAGTGGGATTGCATTACTGTGGTGGACTACGCATCTTCAAAATGGGCCGTACTGTACTGA
- a CDS encoding PorV/PorQ family protein: protein MKKAAFLFLVLLLLGATALAQSYTEDITKIGAGARPMGMGKAFVAVSDDINSLFLNPAGLGQADRFQFTSMYTSLFDGELNYVLFGASNPFNFGSLGFGFISTGTGQIPSPGPTSITYFDYYDRLFLLSYSLRGPVRFGGGLLRAGVNVKYFAKGFTDTVNKHGSGVNADLGIKLDYEDGLSFAANAQNLLGSGISWDTGAVDSLPSVLKIGAAKRLFDSKLLLAADCDVPASGSLPAPMHAGVEYRYSKYLTLRAGLDQSISASSSLVNNLAAGIGLTLDSFRFDYSYRLYQESSMNAAHFVSFSVL, encoded by the coding sequence ATGAAAAAAGCGGCTTTCTTGTTCCTGGTGTTATTGCTTTTAGGCGCCACGGCGCTGGCGCAAAGCTATACAGAGGACATTACAAAAATAGGCGCGGGGGCCCGTCCCATGGGCATGGGCAAAGCATTCGTTGCTGTTTCAGACGACATAAACTCTCTTTTCCTGAATCCGGCCGGACTTGGACAGGCGGACAGGTTCCAGTTCACCAGCATGTACACATCGCTGTTTGACGGAGAACTCAATTATGTGCTGTTCGGAGCTTCCAATCCTTTCAATTTCGGGAGCCTTGGCTTTGGCTTTATTTCCACCGGTACGGGGCAGATCCCGTCGCCGGGGCCTACTTCAATCACTTATTTTGACTATTATGACAGGCTTTTTCTCCTTTCCTATTCCCTGCGCGGTCCCGTCCGCTTCGGCGGCGGGCTTTTAAGGGCCGGGGTCAATGTGAAATATTTTGCCAAAGGATTCACCGACACTGTCAACAAGCACGGCTCAGGGGTGAACGCGGACCTGGGTATAAAACTGGACTACGAAGACGGGCTCAGCTTTGCGGCCAACGCCCAGAATCTGCTCGGCAGCGGGATCTCATGGGATACGGGGGCTGTGGACAGCCTGCCTTCGGTCCTAAAGATAGGGGCCGCAAAACGGCTGTTTGACAGCAAGCTGCTTCTTGCGGCAGACTGCGATGTTCCCGCTTCAGGCTCTCTTCCGGCCCCGATGCACGCGGGTGTCGAATACAGGTACAGCAAATATCTTACTTTACGCGCGGGACTCGACCAGTCGATCAGCGCTTCTTCTTCTCTGGTCAACAATCTGGCCGCCGGCATAGGCCTTACCCTTGACTCTTTCCGTTTTGATTACTCTTACAGGCTGTACCAGGAGAGCTCTATGAATGCTGCGCATTTTGTCTCTTTTTCGGTGCTGTAA
- a CDS encoding hydantoinase/oxoprolinase family protein: protein MPGYRIGIDVGGTFTHAVALDNSTYQLTGQVKVATTHSSVNGVAQGIIESLQTLISSCSIDPLSVVFIAHSTTQATNALLEGDVCPVGIIGIGSGVEGYRVKGETNVGDIDLGGGKKIKVFYEYVEKGDRRGDSRIAPTVAIKKLMGRGAGAIVVAEAFSVDDPAGEKEVIEAAGKMGIPATGTHEISGLYGLRIRTRTAVINASILPKMLETAKATNDCVKKSGIKAPLMIMRSDGGVMSIDEVSKRPILTILSGPAAGIASALLYVKISDGIFLEVGGTSTDIAVIKAGRAAVKSAQIGGHKLYLRTLDSRTVGIAGGSMPVISQGRMLDVGPRSAHIAGLKYASFSSPDEITADTLGSKIAVTTTCAANALGIVKEGEWAFGSRQAVKKALELLGLSAERLLTIACSKVVKVVEDLVKDYKLDKDSITLIGGGGGAAAIVPFTAGMMKLPHKIAENHAVLSAIGAALAMVCDTVEKNIVDPSKDDLLRVRSQARDSVIRMGASEASVEVTVEIDKQKNLVRACARGSIELRKRDLLKKELPFEERKKIAEASMKITSAEHGADNGWFEVFNGTIDEKTFFGLLSKKVQALRVVDREGVIRLSFGSAQAFEGRPLKELLEQYSSFGDGGQTVPGVYVLAGPRIIDLSNLASAAQMLDLYAIETQGLDPGDKVVIILVTE from the coding sequence ATGCCCGGTTACAGGATCGGAATAGATGTCGGAGGCACTTTTACCCACGCGGTGGCCCTCGATAACTCAACTTATCAACTTACAGGCCAGGTAAAAGTTGCGACCACCCACAGCTCCGTTAACGGAGTCGCGCAGGGTATAATAGAATCTCTTCAGACCCTCATCTCCTCCTGTTCAATAGACCCTTTATCCGTTGTCTTTATTGCTCACAGCACAACTCAAGCTACGAACGCGCTGCTTGAAGGAGATGTTTGCCCAGTGGGGATAATCGGAATAGGGTCAGGGGTCGAAGGGTATAGGGTCAAGGGGGAAACAAATGTCGGAGATATAGACCTTGGCGGGGGGAAGAAGATCAAGGTGTTTTATGAATATGTTGAAAAAGGTGATCGTAGGGGCGACTCACGAATCGCCCCCACAGTGGCAATTAAAAAATTAATGGGGCGTGGCGCAGGTGCCATTGTTGTTGCGGAGGCATTTTCTGTTGATGATCCCGCGGGTGAAAAAGAAGTAATTGAAGCTGCCGGAAAGATGGGGATCCCCGCAACGGGGACCCACGAGATCTCGGGGCTTTACGGGCTGAGGATAAGGACAAGAACGGCTGTCATCAACGCGAGCATCCTTCCCAAGATGCTTGAGACGGCAAAAGCCACAAATGACTGCGTAAAGAAGTCCGGGATAAAGGCTCCGCTTATGATAATGCGCTCCGACGGAGGGGTCATGTCCATTGATGAAGTGAGCAAAAGGCCGATACTTACCATTCTTTCCGGTCCCGCTGCGGGTATAGCATCGGCCTTGCTGTATGTGAAGATCTCGGACGGGATCTTTCTGGAAGTGGGTGGTACCAGCACCGACATAGCAGTGATAAAGGCGGGACGGGCTGCTGTAAAAAGTGCGCAGATAGGCGGACACAAGCTGTATCTAAGGACCCTTGATTCCAGAACTGTGGGGATCGCGGGAGGTTCTATGCCTGTTATTTCGCAGGGCAGGATGCTTGATGTGGGGCCGCGCAGCGCGCACATAGCGGGACTTAAATATGCTTCATTTTCATCCCCTGATGAGATAACTGCCGATACTCTTGGCAGTAAGATAGCCGTAACAACCACCTGCGCGGCCAACGCGCTTGGGATCGTGAAAGAGGGGGAGTGGGCTTTTGGCAGCCGGCAAGCAGTGAAAAAAGCGCTGGAGCTGCTTGGGCTTTCCGCGGAAAGGCTCCTGACCATCGCATGCTCAAAAGTGGTCAAGGTCGTGGAGGACCTTGTTAAGGATTACAAACTTGATAAGGATTCCATAACTCTGATCGGCGGCGGAGGGGGAGCCGCGGCGATAGTGCCGTTCACTGCAGGAATGATGAAGCTTCCCCACAAGATAGCAGAAAACCACGCTGTTCTGTCGGCGATAGGCGCCGCTCTGGCAATGGTCTGCGATACGGTAGAAAAGAACATTGTGGACCCTTCAAAAGACGACCTTTTGAGGGTGCGCAGCCAGGCCAGGGATTCTGTTATCAGGATGGGGGCTTCTGAAGCCAGTGTGGAGGTGACGGTAGAAATAGATAAACAGAAGAACCTGGTGCGCGCCTGCGCCAGGGGTTCTATTGAGCTTAGAAAGAGGGACCTTCTCAAAAAGGAACTGCCGTTTGAGGAAAGGAAGAAGATCGCGGAAGCATCTATGAAGATAACTTCTGCCGAGCACGGCGCAGATAACGGCTGGTTCGAGGTCTTTAACGGCACAATTGACGAGAAGACATTTTTCGGTCTGCTTTCCAAAAAGGTGCAGGCGCTGCGGGTTGTTGACAGGGAAGGCGTTATAAGGCTCTCGTTTGGCAGCGCACAGGCCTTTGAGGGCCGCCCGCTTAAGGAACTCCTTGAGCAATACTCTTCTTTCGGGGACGGAGGCCAAACGGTTCCCGGCGTTTATGTCCTTGCCGGTCCCAGGATAATAGACCTTTCCAACCTTGCCTCAGCGGCCCAGATGCTGGACCTTTACGCGATAGAAACACAGGGATTGGACCCGGGGGATAAGGTTGTTATAATACTGGTAACGGAATAG
- the rpmB gene encoding 50S ribosomal protein L28 — protein sequence MSRRCFICHKGPVTGNRVSHSNRKTKRLWLPNLQKLRIIVKGVVKREYVCTKCMKAGKVKKAV from the coding sequence ATGTCACGCAGATGTTTTATATGTCATAAAGGGCCGGTAACAGGCAACCGGGTCAGCCATTCCAACAGAAAGACAAAAAGGCTGTGGCTGCCAAACCTTCAAAAGCTCCGCATAATAGTCAAAGGCGTGGTCAAAAGAGAGTATGTCTGCACCAAATGTATGAAGGCCGGCAAAGTAAAAAAGGCCGTCTAA
- a CDS encoding type II toxin-antitoxin system RelE/ParE family toxin, with the protein MYKVIIERRAYKEMDRLPRQTLSRIIKSISALSLDPRPSGVKKLFVHNGWRIRIGDYRVLYSIDDSKKVVAVYRIKHRGDVYR; encoded by the coding sequence ATGTACAAAGTCATTATCGAACGCAGGGCCTACAAAGAAATGGACCGCCTGCCTCGGCAGACTCTGTCCCGCATCATAAAGTCCATCAGCGCGCTTAGCCTTGATCCAAGACCATCAGGAGTTAAGAAGCTGTTCGTTCATAATGGCTGGAGGATCAGAATAGGCGATTACAGAGTTCTGTACTCGATAGATGATTCAAAAAAGGTTGTTGCAGTTTATAGGATCAAGCACAGGGGAGATGTCTACAGGTAA
- the recG gene encoding ATP-dependent DNA helicase RecG, whose protein sequence is MTPDLDTPVQYLKGVGPSLAKLFSKLGVSTVRDLLFYFPRDWEDRRNIQPAAKLSAGEDCLVKGIIKSVRAERTGRGFNLVKAVISDDSGSVLATWFNQPFVEKTLNSKKGSAVIISGRADINPYSGGLEISVKDYELPDGCEEALAVVPKYPLTAGLYQKTVRRIMKKALELCLPRVKDPLPEQVSKELGMGFSLAVKGLHFPSVPEEAERCRQRIAFNEFFLLQSAIAIRRKEIRQDTKGIAFDTEAELVSKFLSVLPFELTGAQKKVLGSIKKDMASCKPMNRLVQGDVGSGKTIVAVISCVTAVSNGYQAAIMAPTEILAQQHYFKIKELVSKLGIKVQLITAGENKKSKRLKSKSEEGNAIDGPCIVVGTHALIQESIKYSKLGLVVIDEQHRFGVMQRTQLRAKGNNPDLLVMTATPIPRTLAFTIYGDLDRSVIDELPPGRTPVMTKYVSEGKRASLYGFMEEEISKGRQAYVVCPLIEESEKIDLKAARQTCDTLKAVFSDHNVELMHGRMKPAEKEKIMKAFKENKIQVLVSTTVIEVGIDISNASIMLIEHVERFGLSQLHQLRGRIGRGAEQSYCFLMGKASSEESKARVKVMLETNDGFKIAEADLKLRGPGEFLGVRQSGLPEFKAADIIRDAQLLEKARKAAFDIISNDPDLAEPQSRELKTEVFGRYGKFFGLDVIN, encoded by the coding sequence ATGACCCCAGATCTTGACACCCCTGTCCAGTACCTCAAAGGAGTCGGCCCCAGCCTGGCAAAATTGTTCTCAAAATTGGGAGTGAGCACGGTCAGGGACCTGCTCTTTTATTTTCCCAGGGACTGGGAGGACCGCAGAAATATACAGCCGGCGGCAAAGCTTTCTGCCGGAGAGGACTGCCTGGTAAAAGGCATTATAAAAAGCGTCAGGGCCGAGAGGACAGGCAGGGGCTTTAACCTTGTTAAGGCCGTAATAAGCGATGACTCCGGCTCTGTGCTTGCCACCTGGTTCAACCAGCCTTTCGTAGAAAAAACGCTCAATTCAAAAAAAGGCAGCGCTGTCATTATTTCCGGCAGGGCGGACATAAACCCTTATTCAGGCGGGCTGGAAATATCAGTTAAGGACTATGAACTGCCGGACGGCTGTGAAGAAGCTTTGGCGGTAGTGCCAAAATATCCTCTTACGGCAGGGCTATACCAAAAGACCGTAAGGCGCATCATGAAAAAGGCTCTTGAACTGTGCCTGCCACGGGTAAAGGACCCTCTTCCCGAGCAGGTCTCAAAAGAACTTGGAATGGGATTTTCTTTGGCCGTAAAAGGCCTGCATTTTCCGTCGGTTCCCGAAGAGGCCGAAAGATGCCGCCAAAGGATAGCCTTTAACGAGTTCTTTCTTTTGCAGAGCGCGATAGCCATTAGGCGCAAAGAGATAAGACAGGACACAAAGGGTATAGCTTTCGACACAGAGGCCGAGCTTGTGTCAAAATTCCTTTCTGTCCTTCCATTTGAGCTGACCGGCGCGCAGAAAAAGGTCCTGGGATCGATAAAAAAGGACATGGCGTCTTGTAAGCCCATGAACCGGTTGGTGCAGGGGGATGTCGGCTCCGGAAAAACAATTGTTGCCGTTATCTCCTGCGTAACTGCAGTGTCCAACGGGTATCAGGCCGCGATAATGGCGCCCACAGAAATACTGGCCCAGCAGCATTATTTTAAGATCAAGGAATTGGTCTCAAAATTGGGGATCAAGGTCCAATTGATAACTGCAGGTGAGAATAAAAAGAGCAAGAGGCTTAAGAGCAAGAGTGAAGAAGGCAATGCAATCGACGGGCCGTGCATTGTTGTGGGGACGCACGCGCTGATCCAGGAGAGCATCAAATACTCTAAGCTGGGGCTTGTGGTGATAGACGAGCAGCACAGGTTTGGCGTGATGCAGAGGACCCAGTTAAGGGCAAAAGGCAATAATCCAGACCTGCTTGTAATGACCGCGACTCCCATACCGAGGACTCTCGCTTTCACTATCTACGGCGACCTTGACCGCTCGGTTATAGACGAACTTCCCCCGGGCAGGACCCCTGTAATGACCAAATATGTCAGCGAGGGCAAAAGAGCATCTCTTTACGGGTTCATGGAAGAAGAAATATCCAAAGGGCGGCAGGCGTATGTGGTCTGCCCGTTGATAGAAGAATCCGAGAAAATAGACCTTAAGGCGGCAAGGCAGACCTGCGACACTCTTAAAGCGGTCTTTTCCGATCATAATGTTGAACTGATGCACGGCAGGATGAAACCCGCAGAAAAAGAAAAGATAATGAAAGCTTTTAAAGAGAACAAGATACAGGTCCTGGTTTCCACCACCGTGATAGAGGTCGGCATCGATATTTCTAACGCCAGCATAATGCTGATAGAACATGTGGAACGGTTCGGCCTTTCGCAGCTGCATCAATTGCGGGGCCGCATCGGCAGGGGAGCGGAGCAGTCTTACTGCTTTTTGATGGGAAAGGCCTCTTCGGAAGAGTCAAAGGCAAGGGTTAAAGTGATGCTCGAGACCAACGACGGGTTCAAGATAGCCGAAGCGGACCTTAAACTGCGCGGGCCGGGAGAATTTTTAGGCGTGAGACAGTCCGGCCTGCCTGAGTTCAAGGCTGCAGACATAATACGCGACGCGCAGCTGCTGGAGAAAGCAAGAAAAGCAGCTTTTGATATAATCAGTAATGACCCCGACCTGGCAGAGCCTCAGAGCCGGGAACTGAAGACAGAGGTGTTTGGCAGGTACGGGAAATTCTTTGGACTGGATGTGATCAACTGA
- the rsmD gene encoding 16S rRNA (guanine(966)-N(2))-methyltransferase RsmD, protein MRVIGGSAKGRMLKTAVLGGGKKIRPLSDQAKEALFNILAPVIEGSAFLDLFAGSGQVGIEALSRGAALCLFCEKEGKAVHFIKENLELCALSDRAEVYVLDVLRAVDVLDKNKALFDVIFIGAPYGQKILIETLEKLSKSAILREKAVVIAEHTKRQEVSSEYGPLKKFRENKYGDTVFSFYRMEQ, encoded by the coding sequence ATGAGAGTGATAGGAGGCTCGGCAAAAGGGCGAATGCTTAAAACGGCTGTTTTAGGGGGAGGCAAAAAAATACGGCCTCTTTCTGACCAGGCAAAGGAAGCTCTCTTCAACATACTTGCTCCTGTCATAGAAGGCAGCGCGTTTCTTGACCTTTTCGCGGGGTCCGGCCAGGTGGGGATAGAGGCTCTTTCCCGCGGGGCCGCTTTGTGTCTGTTCTGCGAAAAAGAAGGCAAAGCGGTCCATTTTATAAAAGAGAACCTGGAGCTCTGCGCCCTGTCCGACAGGGCCGAGGTCTATGTGCTGGATGTGCTGCGGGCAGTTGATGTCCTGGACAAGAACAAGGCTCTTTTTGATGTGATCTTTATAGGGGCCCCTTACGGCCAGAAGATACTGATAGAGACTTTGGAAAAACTGTCAAAAAGTGCTATATTAAGGGAAAAAGCCGTGGTAATAGCCGAGCATACAAAAAGGCAGGAAGTCAGTTCCGAATACGGACCGCTCAAGAAATTCAGAGAGAACAAGTACGGGGATACGGTGTTCTCGTTCTACAGGATGGAACAATGA